From Schizosaccharomyces pombe strain 972h- genome assembly, chromosome: II, the proteins below share one genomic window:
- the stt4 gene encoding 1-phosphatidylinositol 4-kinase Stt4 → MDCIDKSIRRESLRKLGCLPDHGWNLFVQSSNRYSKLLEADSKLFKAQRIEDTVLSICEVTLENKASENALTLFQQLRFYLLNYLFLEDTSEYKSVLCSLDESVYPNLLPLTANICPCILKALLALVRQHRELSSDIVKFLNSIFLALTRILNTPHSSNNNPTHTKTTIFEKVFYASHLGFFFEEIADACISALPQDACLWAMEVCNTILVSDLPCKLIDLHNDSFLHHSNYYAGFGLSYYLYLSSMKAYINSSGCLWYEDATSFWDIVKHRPSSPEEKPFLTQFQSILNLSDKFLSKTGTLRLQEKLGTSCNLFFVLVLKLALLSSSYIGFVPYTYSDWINVLLGSISEDPELLPHLIELMASLACVFPTHFQFAMKRLRLIAIYAPRFDDGNVTYAQLASRKLAQLFNYSSRDTAITSIYQFANLLSPADTPDSYLAAPKERLSISDNMSSSSSQTATVNTISNYLNVIDSVREIALTVNDEKIYGLAISLLIQKFSRKFDSRVSTELVRTLADISTKANDRDFSILVQFYSIQNKMLVKNGDEALTIAICDSRCLIARGTESNSFKRSDLLKSLLEEIIHIGIVRDTPAPELKGYYFGMSKAVQALVECVAGTDWSSLPKEEMYPALFRDMWFTLVINRFRYSVDLGETLEVDLENIAKNSPLLVFEDFGSNFESNLELNTVLRTHIEHSVISQIKSELLVRVPNIDLKPLSTSEICFLSAVLLLESLRCKSNKLSALVEYLLDPSLRDSQLPQSIRAIALYNLTSFVESLSKERRVASSTIDEFQKLLCLCCNRVDCVRQLALECMNYIMETLPHLLGIKEILFSVLELSSLLWKARTEECTDQYVPQLLYKSNKLNLSVILSDIYSCREEVLFQFNRHARSWIQNSSKAIPYQVKNLLESYLADFVDFDDLEVVELGRSLAVELGTRIVSSDRDNFVLPAFGNWTPDTSSEFMAEYTIRQRYSHVDNSILNIEGDMSTDRIDLILNEKSKLFETHLAALKSLEDDILQGNTVSPQRLRNEVRKAAAHAVQEPIFQFSVLARKIVRIPFLDFSPSSFKLGITLWNWMMNQVPSFSSFLISNIIRNWKNEIVTEKRGYFSTAKSKSPLALPMTYSPTERASFLSYKNKVMSQMIPHLLLLQLIAGNFEGFWYGDRQTAKLIVHFMKFVLKKITSMEVNLNVLTRELHFKFVSFGLRIAENLLNSPLGSRFYNLCVDAGLCWFSGMPNWTYGADKLHVAAEISVMRSLRDKLDSFLLRYPLKVSTTLKQKLLIILLNNEMYMLYTWLTPVLHGRNVRMVEPIPDSDAASSPITLEMLQVAWNVSPNIVLYAPKRFQNAPLKQMALNFVIANPFTSVKHEVALEYLFEHYPSGEFPIDRKFILYWEPMYPVSGPVMFMPNVKWNPQLLQYTMRSMESYPVSVTFFYVPQIVQSLRYDSMGYAESFILETSGTSQLFAHQILWNMKANLYKDEAATVPDSIKPILDRVMDKMINSLSGEDKQFYEREFTFFNEVTSISGKLKPFIRKSKPEKKAKIDEEMKKIKLDVGVYLPSNPDGVIVGIDRKSGKPLQSHAKAPFMATFKIRKEKLVDADPEELAVNGTEEEAGDSAKKQTYEVWQSAIFKVGDDCRQDVLTLQLIAMFKNIFNSVGLDVYLFPYRVTATNPGCGVIDVLPNCISRDMLGREAVNGLYDYFRTKFGDEDSIAFQKARSNFVQSMAAYSVITYLLQFKDRHNGNIMIDDQGHILHIDFGFIFDIAPGGITFESAPFKLTTEMIAVMGGSNKSQPFQWFQELCVKAFLACRPYAHYICQAVEVMLDSGLPCFKGQLTITHCLERFALNLNERQASTFMLHLIEQSYANKRTLMYDQFQKATNGIPY, encoded by the exons ATGGATTG CATCGATAAATCAATCAGAAGGGAATCTTTACGAAAACTTGGCTGCCTTCCCGATCACGGTTGGAATCTGTTCGTACAATCAAGTAATCGTTACTCAAAATTGCTTGAAGCAGATTCTAAGCTATTTAAGGCCCAAAGAATTGAGGACACTGTCTTGTCAATTTGTGAAGTTACTTTGGAAAACAAAGCCTCTGAAAATGCCTTGACTTTGTTCCAACAGCTTCGCTTTTACTTGCTGAATTATCTATTTTTGGAAGATACCTCGGAGTACAAAAGTGTTTTATGCTCACTTGATGAATCTGTCTATCCTAATCTTTTACCACTGACTGCGAATATTTGCCCATGTATTCTTAAGGCGCTTTTAGCGCTTGTCAGGCAGCATAGAGAATTATCTTCCGATATAGtgaagtttttgaatagcatttttttggcaCTAACTCGTATTCTAAATACTCCTCATTCGTCAAATAATAATCCAACTCATACTAAAACGACAATCTTTGAGAAAGTGTTTTATGCCTCCCACCTtggtttcttttttgaagaaatagcCGATGCTTGCATATCAGCTTTGCCGCAAGACGCGTGTTTATGGGCAATGGAGGTTTGTAACACGATACTCGTCTCAGACCTTCCGTGTAAATTAATAGACCTTCATAAtgattcttttcttcaccATTCCAATTACTATGCTGGGTTTGGGTTGAGCTATTACCTTTACCTTTCATCTATGAAAGCATACATCAATTCTTCTGGTTGCCTTTGGTATGAAGATGCTACCTCATTTTGGGATATTGTGAAACATCGCCCTTCTTCTCCGGAGGAGAAGCCGTTTTTAACGCAATTCCAAAGCATCTTAAACCTTAGTGATAAGTTTTTGTCAAAAACTGGGACCTTGAGACTTCAAGAGAAGTTGGGTACTTCAtgcaatttattttttgtactCGTACTAAAATTGGCACTTCTATCCTCCTCCTACATTGGTTTTGTTCCATACACATATAGTGATTGGATTAATGTGTTGTTAGGTTCCATATCTGAAGATCCGGAGCTCTTACCTCATTTAATTGAACTTATGGCTTCGTTGGCCTGTGTTTTCCCCACTCATTTTCAGTTTGCTATGAAAAGATTGCGTTTAATCGCTATTTATGCCCCCCGCTTTGATGATGGTAATGTGACTTATGCTCAATTAGCCTCTAGAAAGCTTGCTCAACTTTTCAACTATTCCTCAAGAGATACTGCTATCACTTCAATATACCAGTTTGCCAACTTGCTGTCTCCTGCTGACACTCCTGATAGTTATCTTGCAGCTCCAAAAGAACGCCTTTCTATTAGTGACAATATGTCTAGTTCTTCTTCACAAACTGCAACGGTAAATACAATTTCAAACTATTTGAATGTTATAGATTCTGTTCGTGAAATTGCTTTGACAGTTAACGATGAGAAAATTTATGGATTAGCTATTTCTTTGTTGATACAAAAGTTCTCAAGAAAATTCGACTCGAGGGTGAGTACTGAATTAGTGAGAACACTAGCAGATATATCCACTAAAGCTAATGATCGTGACTTTTCAATATTGGTTCAGTTTTATTCtattcaaaacaaaatgctCGTGAAGAACGGTGATGAAGCTCTGACAATTGCTATTTGTGATTCCCGCTGTTTGATCGCTAGAGGTACGGAATCTAACTCTTTCAAGAGGTCAGATTTGTTGAAAAGTCTTCTAGAGGAGATTATCCATATAGGTATCGTTCGTGATACACCTGCCCCTGAACTGAAAGGATATTATTTTGGCATGTCTAAAGCCGTCCAGGCTTTAGTCGAGTGTGTTGCAGGTACTGATTGGAGCAGTTTGCCCAAGGAAGAAATGTATCCTGCACTGTTCCGTGACATGTGGTTTACTTTAGTCATAAATCGTTTCCGTTATTCAGTTGATTTAGGTGAAACACTAGAAGTTGACCTTGAAAATATTGCCAAAAATTCTCCCCTTCTTGTTTTTGAGGATTTTGGTAGCAATTTTGAGAGCAATTTGGAACTAAACACAGTCCTCAGGACTCATATTGAGCATTCAGTCATTTCTCAGATTAAATCAGAGTTGTTAGTCAGGGTCCCTAACATTGATCTTAAGCCTTTGAGTACTTCAGAAATTTGCTTCTTGTCTGCTGTCCTTTTACTTGAATCTTTGCGTTGCAAATCGAATAAGCTTTCTGCGCTTGTAGAATACTTGCTTGATCCATCTTTGAGAGACAGTCAACTCCCCCAATCTATTCGTGCTATTGCCCTATATAACTTAACATCTTTCGTTGAATCATTGTccaaagaaagaagagttGCTTCTTCTACTATCGAcgaatttcaaaaactgTTGTGTCTTTGTTGTAATAGAGTTGATTGTGTACGACAATTGGCTTTGGAATGTATGAATTATATTATGGAGACGTTACCTCATTTACTCGGTATCAAAGAAATACTGTTTAGTGTTTTAGAGCTTTCCAGCCTTCTTTGGAAAGCTCGCACTGAAGAATGCACTGATCAGTATGTCCCTCAATTATTATACAAATCCAATAAGCTTAATTTGAGTGTAATACTTTCAGATATTTACTCTTGCAGGGAAGAAGTTCtatttcaatttaataGACATGCTAGATCATGGATTCAAAATTCTTCCAAAGCAATTCCTTACCAGGTTAAGAACTTGCTTGAATCTTATTTAGCAGACTTTGTGGACTTTGACGATTTAGAAGTCGTTGAGCTTGGACGATCTCTTGCTGTTGAGCTTGGCACTCGAATCGTGAGTTCTGATCGTgacaattttgttttgccTGCTTTTGGAAATTGGACTCCCGATACGAGCTCGGAATTTATGGCCGAATATACCATTCGTCAACGGTATTCTCATGTCGACAATTCTATTTTGAATATTGAGGGGGATATGTCAACAGATAGAATAGATCTTATTTTGAACGAAAAATCCAAGCTTTTTGAAACTCATTTAGCAGCACTTAAAAGTTTAGAGGATGATATATTACAGGGAAATACTGTTTCTCCGCAAAGACTTCGTAACGAGGTTAGAAAAGCAGCCGCGCATGCTGTTCAAGAACCTATATTTCAATTCTCCGTTTTGGCTCGAAAAATTGTTCGTATTCCAtttcttgatttttcaCCTTCTTCGTTCAAACTCGGGATCACTTTATGGAATTGGATGATGAACCAGGTTCCCTCATTCAGTTCTTTTCTGATTTCGAATATTATTAGAAACtggaaaaatgaaattgtaaCCGAAAAAAGGGGTTACTTTTCGACAGCCAAAAGTAAATCTCCGTTGGCACTTCCAATGACTTATTCTCCGACTGAAAGAGCTTCGTTTTTGTCCTATAAAAACAAGGTTATGTCTCAAATGATACCGCACTTATTGTTGTTGCAACTAATTGCAGGAAATTTTGAGGGCTTCTGGTACGGTGATAGACAGACTGCTAAACTTATTGTACATTTCATGAAATTCGTACTTAAGAAAATCACTTCAATGGAAGTCAATCTGAACGTTTTAACTAGGGAGCttcatttcaaatttgtttcatttgGCCTTCGTATCGCtgaaaatttgttgaataGCCCGCTTGGTTCAAGGTTTTACAATCTTTGTGTTGATGCTGGACTATGCTGGTTCAGCGGAATGCCCAACTGGACGTATGGAGCTGACAAATTACATGTAGCAGCGGAAATAAGTGTTATGCGAAGTCTTCGCGATAAATTAGACAGCTTTTTATTACGTTATCCACTTAAAG TGTCTACCAcattaaagcaaaagcttCTTATTATATTACTCAATAATGAAATGTATATGCTTTATACTTGGCTGACCCCTGTTTTGCATGGTCGAAATGTCAGGATGGTTGAACCTATTCCTGATTCAGATGCCGCTTCGTCGCCAATTACTTTGGAAATGTTACAGGTTGCTTGGAACGTTTCTCCTAATATAGTGTTATACGCTCCTAaaagatttcaaaatgctCCATTGAAGCAGATGGCGTTGAATTTCGTCATTGCAAATCCCTTTACTAGTGTAAAACATGAGGTTGCTTTGGAATATCTGTTTGAGCACTATCCAAGCGGTGAATTTCCTATAGATCGCAAGTTTATTCTATACTGGGAGCCAATGTATCCAGTTTCAGGGCCTGTAATGTTCATGCCGAATGTGAAATGGAATCCACAATTATTGCAGTACACCATGCGTTCTATGGAAAGTTACCCAGTTTCTGTAAcgtttttttatgttcCTCAAATTGTTCAATCATTACGTTATGATAGCATGGGATATGCTGAAAGTTTCATTCTCGAAACCTCAGGAACATCACAGTTGTTTGCTCATCAAATTTTGTGGAACATGAAAGCTAATCTTTATAAAGATGAAGCCGCTACTGTACCTGATTCTATAAAACCAATATTGGATAGGGTAATGGATAAAATGATTAACTCTTTATCTGGAGAAGATAAGCAATTTTACGAACGAGAGTTTACCTTTTTCAATGAGGTCACGTCAATTTCAGGAAAATTAAAGCCGTTCATTAGAAAATCTAAACCCGAAAAAAAG GCTAAAATTGATGAggagatgaagaagataaaACTTGACGTTGGTGTTTATTTGCCAAGTAATCCTGATGGTGTAATCGTAGGAATAGATAGAAAGTCGGGAAAGCCTCTTCAAAGTCATGCTAAAGCTCCTTTCATGGCAACATTTAAAATACGCAAAGAAAAGTTGGTTGATGCTGACCCTGAGGAATTGGCGGTGAATGGTACAGAAGAAGAAGCCGGCGATTCGGCTAAGAAACAAACTTATGAAGTTTGGCAATCGGCCATCTTCAAGGTTGGTGATGATTGCAGACAAGATGTCTTAACACTCCAATTAATTGCAatgttcaaaaatatttttaactcTGTTGGATTAGACGtttatctttttccttATCGAGTTACTGCAACTAATCCGGGCTGTGGTGTTATTGATGTTTTACCAAATTGTATTTCACGCGATATGCTAGGTCGGGAGGCTGTCAATGGATTGTATGACTACTTCCGCACAAAGTTTGGTGATGAAGATTCTATAGCATTCCAAAAAGCCCGTAGTAACTTCGTACAAAGTATGGCCGCTTATTCAGTTATTACATACTTATTGCAATTTAAGGATAGACACAATGGAAATATCATGATTGACGACCAAGGTCATATTTTGCATATTGATTTcggttttatttttgacaTTGCTCCTGGAGGTATTACCTTTGAGAGTGCACCTTTTAAATTGACAACAGAGATGATCGCTGTTATGGGAGGCAGTAATAAATCGCAGCCATTTCAGTGGTTTCAAGAGCTTTGTGTCAAAGCATTCCTTGCCTGCAGACCTTATGCCCATTATATATGTCAAGCTGTGGAGGTTATGTTGGATTCGGGTCTTCCTTGTTTTAAGGGGCAATTAACTATTACTCATTGCCTGGAGAGATTTGCTTTGAATTTAAATGAACGGCAAGCATCTACATTTATGCTTCATTTGATTGAGCAGAGTTATGCAAACAAACGTACGCTTATGTACGATCAATTCCAGAAGGCCACAAATG GTATTCCTTATTAA
- the ubp10 gene encoding ubiquitin C-terminal hydrolase Ubp10: MSENKDKNNILKRHIEEDNNIDNGKRKKLELGKDMEDVHDIASKEMEEHETTPIISQNLYLDTINRKLLDFDFEKVCSVSLTNLSVYACLVCGRYFQGRGPSSHAYFHALTENHHVFVNCSTLKFYVLPESYQVESSALQDIAYVMRPTFTKLEVQRLDHTPQLSYDLMLKPYVPGFVGMNNIKNNDYFNVVIHMLAHVKPFRNYFLLKNFDNCPQLVQRLAILIRKLWNHKAFKSHVSPQELIQEVTVLSHKKYSINEQKDPVEFLSWFLNTLHNCLGGKKSTIAKPTSIVHYSFQGFVRIESQKIRQHAEKGEQVVFTGDRVIQTNVVPFLYLTLDLPPKPIFQDEFEGNIIPQVELKEILNKYNGVHTQELAGMRRRFHLMTAPPYFIFHIKRFMKNNYFTERNQTIVTFPLDDFDMSPFIDDSFIQSNPKISTKYNLVANIIHESVTHAEEEFHNFRIQIRNPSTNKWYQIQDLYVEEISSDMIRLGESFIQLWERSS, from the exons atgTCAGAAAATaaggataaaaataatattttaaaacgccatattgaagaagataataatattgataATGGAAAACGCAAAAAACTCGAATTGGGTAAAGACATGGAAGATGTTCATGATATTGCGTCTAAAGAGATGGAAGAACACGAAACAACTCCAATAATATCACAAAACCTATATTTGGACACT ATCAATCGTAAATTGTtagattttgattttgaaaaggttTGCTCCGTTTCCTTGACAAATCTTAGTGTATATGCTTGCTTAGTCTGTGGAAGATATTTCCAGGGTCGTGGACCTTCATCACATGCTTATTTCCATGCACTCACCGAAAATCATCatgtttttgtaaattgCTCAACATTAAAGTTTTATGTCTTGCCGGAATCTTATCAAGTAGAATCCAGCGCTTTACAAGATATTGCCTATGTGATGCGACCTACTTTTACGAAACTAGAAGTCCAAAGACTAGATCACACACCACAGCTCAGTTACGATTTAATGCTCAAACCCTATGTTCCAG GTTTTGTTGGCATGaacaatataaaaaataacgaTTACTTTAATGTGGTGATTCATATGTTGGCCCATGTTAAGCCATTTcgaaattattttttgcttaaaaacTTTGATAATTGCCCTCAACTTGTCCAAAGATTGGCAATCCTTATTCGTAAACTTTGGAACCATAAAGCATTCAAGAGCCATGTCTCTCCTCAAGAACTCATTCAGGAGGTTACAGTTCTTTCtcacaaaaaatattctatTAATGAACAAAAAGATCCAGTAGAATTCCTTTCCtggtttttaaatactttaCACAATTGCCTTGGTGGAAAAAAGTCGACCATAGCAAAACCTACTTCTATTGTACATTACAGCTTTCAAGGATTTGTACGTATTGAATCACAGAAAATTCGCCAACATGCTGAAAAGGGAGAGCAAGTTGTGTTTACTGGTGATAGGGTTATACAAACTAACGTCGTCCCTTTTCTTTACCTTACTCTTGATTTACCTCCGAAACCCATATTCCAAGATGAGTTTGAAGGTAATATCATCCCACAAGTAGAATTAAAAGAGATACTTAACAAATATAATGGGGTACATACCCAAGAACTTGCAGGTATGCGACGGcgttttcatttaatgaCGGCTCCTCCATACTTTATATTTCACATCAAAAGatttatgaaaaacaattaCTTTACGGAAAGAAACCAAACTATAGTGACATTTCCTTTGGATGATTTTGATATGAGCCCATTTATTGATGACTCATTTATCCAGTCAAATCCGAAAATCTCTACGAAATACAACCTCGTTGCTAATATTATACATGAGTCCGTGACACAtgctgaagaagaatttcaTAACTTCCGAATTCAAATTCGAAACCCCTCTACCAATAAATGGTATCAAATTCAAGACTTATATGTTGAAGAAATCAGTAGCGATATGATTCGTTTAGGCGAAAGTTTTATTCAGCTTTGGGAAAGGTCATCATAG
- the pre4 gene encoding proteasome core particle subunit beta 7: MSFLELTEVWGKPQKDIFFPSGSEVEESTDAPIQRTVQPIVTGSSVLALKFADGVMIAADNLASYGSLARFYDVERLTKVGDNTIVGAGGDISDYQQIQRLLEKLEIKEGNYGDGYALQPSYIHEYLSKVLYARRNKLDPYWNQLIVAGVDGENKEPYVAFADLRGTTYSAPAIATGFAMHLALPMLRKATDDDRWKTLSKESARATIDECMRVLFYRDARSLNKFSVATITPEGIEFQTDQSVSSKWAFAEKQYGYGTQTV; the protein is encoded by the coding sequence atgaGTTTTTTAGAATTAACAGAGGTTTGGGGAAAGCCTCAAaaagacattttttttcctagTGGCTCGGAAGTTGAAGAATCAACCGATGCACCAATTCAACGCACTGTTCAACCGATAGTAACTGGATCATCAGTCCTTGCTTTGAAGTTTGCAGACGGTGTAATGATTGCTGCTGATAACCTGGCATCCTATGGATCATTAGCGCGCTTTTATGATGTTGAACGGTTGACAAAAGTAGGTGATAATACGATTGTTGGCGCCGGTGGGGATATTTCGGATTATCAACAAATCCAGCGCctattagaaaaattagaaataaaagaaggaaattaTGGTGACGGCTATGCCTTACAACCTTCGTATATTCATGAATACTTGTCGAAGGTGTTGTACGCTCGCAGAAACAAACTTGACCCATATTGGAATCAACTCATTGTAGCCGGGGTGGATGGGGAAAATAAGGAACCATATGTTGCTTTTGCAGATCTTCGAGGAACTACTTATTCTGCCCCGGCAATCGCAACTGGGTTTGCCATGCATTTGGCTCTTCCTATGTTGCGTAAAGCCACTGACGATGATCGCTGGAAAACGCTTTCTAAAGAAAGCGCTCGTGCTACTATCGATGAATGTATGCgtgttttgttttatagGGATGCTAGAagtttaaacaaatttagtGTTGCTACCATTACACCTGAGGGCATCGAATTCCAGACTGATCAATCTGTCTCCTCCAAATGGGCATTTGCTGAAAAGCAGTATGGTTACGGGACTCAAACCGTATAA
- the txl1 gene encoding thioredoxin-1-like protein Txl1 → MSVIEIRSYQHWISTIPKSGYLAVDCYADWCGPCKAISPLFSQLASKYASPKFVFAKVNVDEQRQIASGLGVKAMPTFVFFENGKQIDMLTGANPQALKEKVALISSKATGTGALASSSSAPVKGFASLQGCIENPQLECLNQQDDHDLKSAFNSNPSSFLESDVDEQLMIYIPFLEVVKVHSIAITPVKGETSSAPKTIKLYINQPNNLSFEDAESFTPTQVIEDIVYEQDDQPTIIPLRFVKFQRVNSLVIFIYSNVGEEETTKISRLELFGEPVGDSSKGKLQKVEA, encoded by the exons ATGTCAGTTATTGAAATTAGATCGTACCAGCACTGGATCTCAACGATCCCTAAGTCCGGATATCTTGCAGTTGATTGCTATGCCGATTGGTGTGGTCCTTGCAAAGCAATTTCTCCCTTATTTTCACAATTAGCATCGAAATATGCTAGCCCCAAATTCGTTTTTGCTAAAGTAAATGTAGACGAGCAACGTCAAATTGCCTCCGGGCTTGGCGTCAAAGCAAT GCCtacatttgttttctttgaaaatggCAAACAAATTGATATGCTAACTGGAGCAAACCCACAAGCtttgaaggaaaaagtTGCTTTGATTTCCTCAAAAGCCACAGGAACTGGCGCTCTTGCTTCTTCGTCATCGGCACCTGTCAAGGGTTTTGCTAGCTTGCAAGGCTGCATTGAAAATCCCCAATTGGAATGTCTAAATCAACAAGATGATCACGATTTGAAAAGTGCATTTAACAGTAATCCTTCCTCATTTTTAGAGTCGGATGTTGACGAGCAATTAATGATATACATACCTTTTCTTGAAGTGGTAAAGGTTCATTCTATTGCAATTACTCCTGTTAAGGGAGAAACTTCGAGTGCTCCAAAAACCATCAAATTGTACATCAATCAGCCCAAcaatctttcttttgaagatgCTGAGTCATTTACTCCAACTCAAGTCATTGAGGATATAGTTTACGAACAAGACGATCAACCTACAATTATTCCCCTTcgttttgttaaatttcAACGTGTCAATTCTCtcgttatttttatttattcgaATGTCggagaagaagaaactaCTAAGATTTCTCGCTTAGAATTATTTGGTGAGCCTGTTGGTGATTCAAGTAAAGGAAAACTACAAAAGGTCGAAGCTTAG
- the ckn1 gene encoding DNA repair ERCC8 family protein ckn1 produces MNSFLLAREWGQEPNSSFRRQLLQHRLQRLALNPDVKIKRRHGAGILGSVNALSIDNTIHQLMVSGGANSSINVWDLQNIDQKEDEDLILDTLNAVPARTSHKFGITDLHWFPFDNGIFTSSSFDHTLKVWDVSTLQEAYTFTMEDMIYSHAWSPIASHCLIATAYRSSSIRLCDMQSGSYTHSLSGHTGNVLAVDWCPKNEFVLASGSADGTCRLWDIRKVSSSFACMDLHNKYLPSNQTNISHYGTVNGLAWTSDARYLASCGTDDRIRVWNMESGRNTLREFGPIIHNQTTSFAVHPCMIQPSMDSDVFVLFPNDDGSLALLNLLEGSFVRRLSTHSLKRINCAAYRPDFEQCFTGDMNGNIYMWSPKALKSPTKISDLETRRNIIQEVYDSLINIPVTYQ; encoded by the exons atgaattcttttttattggCACGAGAATGGGGCCAAG AGCCAAATAGCTCTTTTCGAAGGCAACTACTGCAGCATCGTCTTCAACGGTTAGCGCTGAATCCGGATGTGAAAATTAAACGTAGACACGGTGCGGGCATTTTAGGATCCGTAAATGCACTAAGCATTGATAATACAATTCATCAGCT CATGGTCTCTGGAGGAGCCAACTCGTCTATCAATGTTTGGGACCTACAAAATATTGACCAAaaggaagatgaagatTTAATTTTGGATACCTTAAATGCAGTTCCTGC TCGAACGAGTCATAAGTTTGGAATAACAGATTTGCATTGGTTTCCGTTTGATAATGGTATTTTTACTAGCTCGTCGTTCGATCATACGCTCAAGGTTTGGGATGTTTCTACTTTACAG GAAGCTTACACTTTTACTATGGAGGACATGATTTATTCACATGCATGGTCGCCCATTGCATCACATTGTTTAATTGCCA CCGCCTACCGGTCTTCGTCTATTCGGCTTTGTGATATGCAAAGTGGTAGTTATACTCATAGTTTGTCTGGACACACGGGTAATGTCCTTGCGGTGGATTGGTGTCCTAAGAATGAATTCGTGTTAGCGTCCGGCTCTGCAGATGGCACTTGCAGACTTTGGGACATTCGTAAAGTATCATCCAGCTTCGCATGTATGGATCTACATAATAAGTATTTACCCAGTAACCAGACAAATATATCTCATTACGGCACCGTTAATGGATTAGCTTGGACTTCAGATGCTCGATATTTGGCAAGTTGTGGTACCGACGATCGAATAAGAGTATGGAATATGGAAAGTGGAAGAAACACATTGAGAGAATTTGGACCTATTATTCATAACCAGACTACTTCCTTCGCGGTACATCCTTGCATGATCCAACCCTCTATGGATTCAGATGTTTTTGTGTTATTCCCCAACGATGATGGGTCTCTTGCCTTATTGAACTTGTTAGAAGGCTCGTTTGTGCGCCGACTTTCAACCCACAGTTTAAAACGTATTAATTGTGCTGCCTATCGTCCTGACTTTGAACAGTGTTTTACTGGTGATATGAATGGGAACATTTACATGTGGTCTCCTAAAGCTCTAAAATCGCCTACGAAGATTTCGGATTTAGAAACAAGACGAAACATAATTCAAGAAGTATACGACtctttaattaatattccAGTGACTTATCAATAA